The following are encoded together in the Streptomyces rapamycinicus NRRL 5491 genome:
- a CDS encoding glycoside hydrolase family 9 protein: MVGAAVAAGLTLGALAAPAAGAVDHHARHGAGTAAPKADTGSPVRVNQVGYLTNGPKKGTVVTPATKPLTWTLRAADGTERASGTTTPAGVDPSSRQRVQTFDFSKVTDAGQGYTVTVGGKKSEPFGIGDHLYDSLRSDALAYFYHNRSGIKIDADLVGSKYARPAGHDKAAPHRGDTDVPCVNGECDYRRNVAGGWYDAGDQGKYVVNGGISVAQLMSAYERTRTTKGVDAASLGDGRLRVPERGNGVPDILDEARWEMEFLLRMQVPKGKPLAGMAFHKVHDKQWTGFPTRPDQDRQQRELHKPSTAATLNLAASAAQSARLFKSYDPEFAARCLHAARAAWDAAKAHPKIYASDKDSTGGGAYGDRYVGDEFYWAAAELFITTGDHGYAKAVLDSPLHRDAGALFPRGGGMSWASTAGLGALDLATVPSKLTPKQRAEARAMVTKAADRYAADSAKSAYGVPYAPKDGKYEWGSNSQVLNNMIVLATAHDLTGKDRYLDAVLRGMDYLLGGNPLNQSYVTGHGERDSHNQHHRFWAHQRDHRLPHPAPGSLAGGPNSGLQDPVAKKKLKGCAPAMCYTDSLMAFSTNEITINWNAPLAWIASYVDGLGGGAAEHSVR, translated from the coding sequence ATGGTGGGCGCGGCGGTCGCGGCCGGACTGACCCTGGGCGCCCTGGCCGCACCCGCGGCGGGCGCCGTGGACCACCACGCGCGGCACGGCGCCGGGACGGCCGCTCCCAAGGCCGACACCGGCTCGCCGGTGCGGGTGAACCAGGTCGGCTATCTGACCAACGGCCCCAAGAAGGGCACCGTCGTCACCCCCGCCACCAAGCCGCTGACCTGGACGCTCCGGGCCGCCGACGGCACCGAGCGGGCGAGCGGCACCACCACCCCCGCGGGCGTCGACCCCAGCTCCCGGCAACGCGTCCAGACCTTCGACTTCAGCAAGGTCACGGACGCGGGCCAGGGGTACACCGTCACCGTCGGCGGGAAGAAGAGCGAGCCGTTCGGCATCGGTGACCACCTCTACGACTCGCTGCGGAGCGACGCGCTCGCGTACTTCTACCACAACCGCAGCGGCATCAAGATCGACGCGGATCTCGTGGGCTCCAAGTACGCCCGTCCCGCCGGCCATGACAAGGCGGCCCCGCACCGGGGCGACACCGACGTCCCGTGCGTCAACGGCGAGTGCGACTACCGCCGGAATGTCGCCGGTGGCTGGTACGACGCCGGTGACCAGGGCAAGTACGTCGTCAACGGCGGTATCTCGGTGGCCCAGCTGATGTCCGCGTACGAGCGCACCCGCACCACCAAGGGCGTCGACGCCGCGTCGCTGGGCGACGGCCGGCTCCGGGTGCCCGAGCGTGGCAACGGCGTCCCGGACATCCTGGACGAGGCCCGCTGGGAGATGGAATTCCTCCTGCGCATGCAGGTGCCGAAGGGCAAGCCGCTCGCGGGTATGGCGTTCCACAAGGTGCACGACAAGCAGTGGACCGGGTTCCCGACCCGGCCGGACCAGGACCGGCAACAGCGTGAGCTGCACAAGCCGTCCACCGCGGCCACGCTCAACCTGGCGGCGTCCGCCGCGCAGAGCGCCCGGCTGTTCAAGTCCTACGACCCGGAGTTCGCCGCCCGCTGTCTGCACGCGGCCCGGGCCGCCTGGGACGCGGCCAAGGCACACCCGAAGATCTACGCCAGCGACAAGGACTCCACGGGCGGCGGTGCCTACGGCGACCGGTACGTCGGCGACGAGTTCTACTGGGCGGCCGCCGAGCTGTTCATCACCACCGGCGACCACGGCTACGCCAAGGCGGTGCTCGACTCACCGCTGCACCGCGACGCGGGCGCGCTCTTCCCGCGCGGCGGCGGCATGTCGTGGGCCTCGACCGCGGGCCTCGGAGCGCTGGACCTGGCCACCGTCCCCAGCAAGCTCACCCCGAAGCAGCGCGCCGAGGCGCGCGCGATGGTGACGAAGGCCGCCGACCGCTACGCCGCGGACTCCGCCAAGTCGGCCTACGGCGTGCCGTACGCGCCGAAGGACGGCAAGTACGAGTGGGGCTCCAACAGCCAGGTGCTCAACAACATGATCGTGCTCGCCACCGCGCACGACCTGACGGGCAAGGACCGCTACCTCGACGCGGTGCTCCGCGGCATGGACTACCTGCTGGGCGGCAACCCGCTGAACCAGTCCTATGTCACCGGCCACGGCGAACGGGACTCGCACAACCAGCACCACCGCTTCTGGGCCCACCAGCGCGACCACCGGCTGCCGCATCCGGCGCCCGGCTCGCTGGCGGGCGGCCCGAACTCCGGGCTCCAGGACCCGGTGGCCAAGAAGAAGCTGAAGGGCTGCGCCCCGGCGATGTGCTACACCGACAGCCTGATGGCGTTCTCCACCAACGAGATCACCATCAACTGGAACGCCCCGCTGGCCTGGATCGCGTCGTACGTCGACGGTCTGGGCGGCGGCGCGGCGGAGCACTCCGTGCGCTGA
- a CDS encoding MFS transporter, with protein sequence MVNPPAPDRDAAASSELVQRSVTKFLRRVMPILVIMLVVNQMDRTNVGFVQDDLKADIGIGSAAYGLGAGLFFIGYALLEVPSNMLMERFGARVWLTRIMISWGAVTVLMCFMTGATSFYALRFLLGIAEAGFFPGVMYYLTTWLPDSARGRASAIFLGGSATAYIVTGPISGALLEMHGLGGFAGWRWMFALEGGLSITVGLVAAFFLVSRIQDARWLSGEEKAALSAAVERDREARSREPQVSRLRLVVHPQVALLTGVFFAMALTGYAITFWLPSLVDDIGGLSSFQIGLLTAVPWICAVIAMYTMSRYTDRVPDRRPYLAIVLVLSAIGTFLATLGSPWFGLAAVTLAAVGSKCAANLFWPLAQSTLDLKVTAAGLAVVNSLGNLGGFVSPTLFGYLEETTGSTNGGLYALSAASLLATAGVYFIRRGGGRGGAEAAAPAPARTASG encoded by the coding sequence ATGGTGAATCCCCCCGCCCCCGACCGCGACGCGGCCGCCTCCTCGGAGCTCGTCCAACGGTCCGTGACCAAGTTTCTGCGACGTGTGATGCCCATCCTGGTCATCATGCTCGTGGTCAACCAGATGGACCGCACCAACGTCGGCTTCGTCCAGGACGACCTCAAGGCCGACATCGGCATCGGAAGCGCGGCCTACGGGCTCGGCGCCGGGCTGTTCTTCATCGGCTACGCCCTGCTCGAAGTCCCCAGCAACATGCTCATGGAACGCTTCGGCGCCCGCGTCTGGCTCACCCGGATCATGATCAGCTGGGGCGCGGTGACCGTCCTCATGTGCTTCATGACGGGGGCCACCTCCTTCTACGCCCTGCGGTTCCTGCTGGGCATCGCGGAGGCGGGGTTCTTCCCCGGCGTGATGTACTACCTCACCACCTGGCTGCCGGACTCCGCGCGCGGCCGGGCCAGCGCCATCTTCCTCGGCGGTTCGGCCACCGCCTACATCGTCACCGGTCCCATCAGCGGCGCGCTGCTGGAAATGCACGGCCTGGGCGGATTCGCCGGCTGGCGCTGGATGTTCGCGCTGGAAGGCGGCCTCTCCATCACCGTGGGCCTCGTCGCCGCCTTCTTCCTCGTCTCGCGGATCCAGGACGCCCGCTGGCTGAGCGGCGAGGAGAAGGCCGCCCTCAGCGCGGCGGTCGAGCGGGACCGCGAGGCGCGCAGCCGCGAGCCTCAGGTGTCCAGGCTGCGACTGGTGGTCCACCCTCAGGTGGCGCTGCTGACCGGCGTGTTCTTCGCCATGGCGCTCACCGGATACGCGATCACCTTCTGGCTGCCGAGTCTGGTGGACGACATCGGCGGGCTCTCGTCCTTCCAGATCGGGCTGCTCACGGCCGTTCCGTGGATCTGCGCGGTCATCGCGATGTACACGATGAGCCGCTACACCGACCGGGTGCCGGACCGTCGGCCCTACCTCGCCATCGTGCTGGTGCTGTCCGCCATCGGCACCTTCCTCGCCACCCTGGGCTCCCCGTGGTTCGGGCTCGCGGCCGTCACCCTGGCCGCCGTCGGCAGCAAATGCGCCGCCAACCTCTTCTGGCCGCTGGCCCAGTCGACGCTCGACCTCAAGGTCACGGCCGCGGGGCTCGCCGTCGTCAACTCCCTCGGCAACCTGGGCGGCTTCGTCTCCCCCACCCTCTTCGGCTATCTGGAGGAGACGACGGGCAGCACCAACGGCGGCCTCTACGCGCTCTCCGCGGCCTCGCTGCTCGCCACCGCCGGCGTCTACTTCATCCGCCGGGGCGGCGGCCGTGGCGGAGCGGAGGCCGCCGCGCCCGCCCCCGCCCGGACCGCCTCCGGGTGA
- a CDS encoding NIPSNAP family protein, whose translation MFYEIRRYQTRPGRREEWVSFMEEVVIPFQTSQGMNVIASFIDEEDPDGYVWMRRFADEAERGRLYEAVYQSERWRQELGPRVDELLFREKIQVTRAVPTPASGLR comes from the coding sequence ATGTTCTATGAGATCCGCCGCTACCAGACCAGGCCCGGCCGCCGGGAGGAATGGGTCAGCTTCATGGAGGAGGTGGTGATCCCCTTCCAGACGTCGCAGGGGATGAACGTCATCGCCTCGTTCATCGACGAGGAGGACCCCGACGGCTATGTGTGGATGCGGCGCTTCGCCGACGAGGCGGAGCGCGGGCGGCTCTACGAGGCCGTCTACCAGAGCGAGCGGTGGCGGCAGGAGCTCGGCCCCCGGGTCGACGAACTGCTGTTCCGGGAGAAGATCCAGGTCACGCGGGCCGTGCCCACACCCGCGTCCGGGCTTCGCTGA
- a CDS encoding NADP-dependent oxidoreductase, giving the protein MRAVVQDAPGGPEVLRVAEVARPEPLPTEVLVRVHAAGVNPVDWKTRQGAGMAGVLGEPPFTLGWDVSGVVEEVGFGVTTLAPGDEVYGMPWFPRQAGGYAEFVTAPSRQFASKPATLSHEAAAAVPLAALTAWQILVDTAKVEAGQRVLVHAAAGGVGHFAVQFARHLGATVVGTARKSRHEWLGRLGAAELIDYTEQRFEDAVEDVDVVIDLLGEEHGATSTRSLEVLKKGGLLVAVPGGVSPELREAADARAVRTSPFLVEPDGAALTTIAGLIDQGAVEVAVEDVFPLEEAARAHRQGEDGHTRGKLVLRTGV; this is encoded by the coding sequence ATGCGTGCGGTGGTACAGGACGCGCCCGGCGGCCCGGAGGTGCTGCGCGTCGCGGAGGTCGCGCGGCCGGAACCGCTGCCCACCGAGGTGCTGGTGCGGGTGCACGCCGCCGGAGTCAACCCGGTCGACTGGAAGACCCGTCAGGGCGCCGGTATGGCGGGCGTGCTGGGCGAGCCGCCGTTCACCCTGGGCTGGGACGTCTCGGGTGTGGTCGAGGAAGTCGGGTTCGGGGTGACCACGCTGGCCCCCGGCGACGAGGTGTACGGGATGCCGTGGTTCCCCCGTCAGGCGGGTGGCTACGCGGAGTTCGTGACGGCCCCCTCCCGTCAATTCGCCAGTAAGCCCGCCACGTTGAGCCATGAGGCGGCGGCCGCCGTGCCGCTGGCGGCGCTGACGGCCTGGCAGATCCTGGTGGACACGGCCAAGGTGGAGGCCGGTCAGCGGGTTCTGGTGCACGCCGCCGCCGGTGGCGTCGGGCACTTCGCCGTCCAGTTCGCACGGCATCTGGGGGCGACCGTCGTGGGGACCGCCCGGAAGAGCCGCCACGAGTGGCTCGGCCGGCTCGGAGCGGCGGAGCTGATCGACTACACCGAGCAGCGCTTCGAGGACGCGGTCGAGGACGTCGATGTGGTGATCGACCTGCTGGGAGAGGAGCACGGCGCCACCAGCACCCGTTCCCTGGAGGTGCTCAAGAAGGGGGGACTGCTGGTCGCCGTCCCCGGTGGCGTCAGCCCCGAGCTGCGGGAGGCCGCGGACGCCCGCGCCGTGCGCACCAGCCCCTTCCTCGTCGAGCCGGACGGCGCCGCCCTGACCACCATCGCCGGGCTGATCGACCAGGGCGCGGTCGAGGTCGCGGTCGAGGACGTCTTCCCGCTGGAGGAGGCCGCCCGCGCCCACCGCCAGGGGGAGGACGGCCACACCCGCGGCAAGCTGGTGCTCCGCACCGGCGTCTGA
- a CDS encoding glycoside hydrolase family 13 protein, translating into MAQPTPARTPNDWWRSAVIYQVYVRSFADGDGDGTGDLSGVRARLPYLAELGVDALWFSPWYQSPMKDGGYDVADYRAIDPAFGTLAEAEKLIAEARELGIRTIVDIVPNHVSDQHPWWRGALAGGAERELFHVRPGRGDHGELPPNDWTSEFGGPAWTRLPGGHWYLHLFAPEQPDLNWAHPAVRQEHEDILRFWFERGVAGVRIDSAALLAKDPRLPDFVEGRDPHPYVDLDELHDIYRSWRGVADEYGGVFVGEVWLPDSERFARYLRPDELHTAFNFSFLACPWDARRLRTSIDETLAEHAPVGAPATWVLCNHDVTRTVTRYGREDTGFDFATKVFGTPTDLALGTRRARAAALLSLALPGAVYVYQGEELGLPEADIPRDRIQDPMHFRSGGTDPGRDGCRVPLPWAAERPYAGFGSREEPWLPQPAHWAAYAADLQTEDPGSMLGLYRAAIRVRRATPGFGDGPLTWLPSADGVLAFARTDGLVCVVNLADTPAELDGTSRLLLSSGPLDDRGRLPRDTAAWLLR; encoded by the coding sequence GTGGCCCAGCCCACCCCTGCCCGGACACCGAACGACTGGTGGCGCTCCGCCGTCATCTACCAGGTGTACGTACGCAGCTTCGCCGACGGGGACGGCGATGGCACCGGCGACCTCTCGGGCGTCCGCGCCAGGCTGCCGTACCTCGCCGAACTCGGCGTCGACGCGCTGTGGTTCAGCCCCTGGTACCAGTCGCCCATGAAGGACGGCGGCTACGACGTCGCCGACTACCGCGCCATCGACCCGGCCTTCGGCACCCTGGCCGAGGCGGAGAAGCTCATTGCCGAGGCCCGCGAGCTGGGCATCCGCACCATCGTCGACATCGTGCCGAACCACGTCTCCGACCAGCACCCCTGGTGGCGTGGAGCCCTCGCGGGCGGCGCCGAACGCGAGCTCTTCCACGTCCGCCCGGGCCGCGGCGACCACGGTGAACTGCCGCCCAACGACTGGACGTCGGAGTTCGGCGGGCCGGCGTGGACCCGGCTGCCGGGCGGCCACTGGTATCTGCATCTGTTCGCCCCCGAGCAGCCGGACCTCAACTGGGCCCACCCGGCCGTACGCCAGGAACACGAGGACATCCTGCGCTTCTGGTTCGAGCGGGGTGTCGCGGGGGTGCGCATCGACTCGGCCGCCCTGCTGGCCAAGGATCCCCGGCTGCCCGACTTCGTCGAGGGCCGCGATCCCCATCCGTACGTCGACCTCGATGAGCTCCATGACATCTACCGCTCCTGGCGCGGTGTGGCCGACGAGTACGGCGGTGTGTTCGTCGGCGAGGTGTGGCTGCCCGACAGCGAGCGCTTCGCCCGCTATCTGCGCCCCGACGAGCTGCACACCGCCTTCAACTTCTCCTTTCTGGCCTGCCCCTGGGACGCCCGGCGGCTGCGGACGTCGATCGACGAGACGCTCGCCGAACACGCTCCGGTGGGCGCTCCGGCCACCTGGGTGCTGTGCAACCACGATGTGACCCGCACGGTCACCCGCTACGGGCGCGAGGACACCGGTTTCGACTTCGCCACCAAGGTCTTCGGCACCCCCACCGACCTCGCCCTCGGCACCCGGCGGGCGCGGGCCGCCGCCCTGCTGTCGCTGGCCCTGCCCGGCGCGGTCTACGTCTACCAGGGCGAGGAACTGGGCCTGCCCGAGGCCGACATCCCCCGCGACCGCATCCAGGACCCGATGCACTTCCGCTCCGGTGGCACCGACCCGGGCCGGGACGGCTGCCGGGTGCCGCTGCCGTGGGCGGCGGAGCGGCCGTACGCCGGTTTCGGCTCGCGCGAGGAGCCGTGGCTGCCGCAGCCCGCACACTGGGCGGCGTACGCGGCCGATCTGCAGACGGAGGACCCGGGCTCGATGCTCGGCCTCTACCGCGCGGCGATCCGCGTCCGCCGCGCCACCCCCGGTTTCGGCGACGGGCCGCTGACCTGGCTCCCCTCGGCCGACGGTGTGCTGGCCTTCGCCCGTACGGACGGTCTGGTCTGCGTGGTCAATCTCGCGGACACCCCCGCCGAACTGGACGGCACCTCCCGGCTGCTGCTCAGCAGCGGCCCGCTGGACGACCGGGGCCGCCTTCCGCGGGACACGGCGGCCTGGCTGCTCCGCTGA
- a CDS encoding glucarate dehydratase family protein, with amino-acid sequence MSDGAPLRITDVTITPVAFRDPALLNSVGVHEPFALRSIVQIHTDAGLTGLGETYADELHLERLTAVGQEIVGLDAFATEELHQRVQRVIDRVGGSGGSGLTGMITTSSTVDRVVSPFEVALLDIQGKAIGRPVSDLLGGAVRSAVPFSAYLFYKWAAHPGQEPDEWGEALDPDGIVAQARRMVDDYGFTAIKLKGGVRPPEEEIEAIRALRRAFPGHPLRLDPNAVWTTETSVKVGRALEGVLEYLEDPTPGIDGMAAVAREVPMPLATNMCVVAFDELAPAVAADAVQVVLSDHHYWGGLRRSKLLSGICDTFGMGLSMHSNSHLGISLAAMTHLAAATPNLTYACDTHWPWKTEDVIVDGALTFVDGAVPVPDAPGLGVELDPDALARLHEQYVRCGLRNRDDTGYMRRFDPSFQADLARW; translated from the coding sequence ATGTCTGACGGAGCACCCCTGCGCATCACCGATGTCACCATCACCCCCGTCGCCTTCCGCGACCCGGCCCTGCTCAACTCCGTCGGCGTCCACGAGCCCTTCGCGCTCCGCTCGATCGTGCAGATCCACACCGACGCGGGCCTGACCGGGCTCGGCGAGACCTACGCGGACGAGCTCCACCTGGAGCGCCTCACGGCCGTCGGACAGGAGATCGTCGGCCTGGACGCCTTCGCCACCGAGGAGCTGCATCAGCGCGTCCAGCGGGTCATCGACCGCGTGGGCGGCTCCGGCGGCTCCGGGCTCACCGGCATGATCACCACCAGCAGCACCGTCGACCGCGTCGTCTCCCCGTTCGAGGTGGCGCTCCTGGACATCCAGGGCAAGGCCATCGGCCGCCCGGTCAGCGACCTGCTCGGCGGCGCCGTGCGGTCCGCCGTCCCGTTCAGCGCCTACCTCTTCTACAAGTGGGCCGCCCACCCGGGCCAGGAGCCGGACGAGTGGGGCGAGGCCCTCGACCCCGACGGAATCGTGGCGCAGGCCCGCCGGATGGTGGACGACTACGGCTTCACCGCGATCAAGCTCAAGGGCGGCGTCCGGCCCCCCGAGGAGGAGATCGAGGCGATCCGGGCGCTGCGCCGCGCCTTCCCCGGCCATCCGCTGCGCCTGGACCCCAATGCCGTCTGGACGACGGAGACCTCGGTGAAGGTCGGGCGCGCGCTCGAGGGCGTACTGGAGTACCTGGAGGACCCCACCCCCGGGATCGACGGCATGGCCGCGGTCGCCCGCGAGGTCCCCATGCCGCTGGCCACCAACATGTGCGTGGTCGCCTTCGACGAGCTGGCCCCCGCGGTGGCCGCCGACGCCGTCCAGGTCGTCCTCTCCGACCACCACTACTGGGGCGGGCTGCGCCGCTCCAAACTGCTCTCCGGCATCTGCGACACCTTCGGCATGGGCCTGTCCATGCACTCGAACTCGCACCTGGGCATCAGCCTGGCCGCGATGACCCACCTGGCCGCGGCCACCCCGAACCTCACCTACGCCTGCGACACCCACTGGCCGTGGAAGACCGAGGACGTGATCGTGGACGGCGCGCTGACCTTCGTGGACGGCGCGGTGCCCGTGCCGGACGCCCCCGGTCTCGGTGTGGAGCTGGACCCCGACGCCCTGGCGCGCCTGCATGAGCAATACGTCCGGTGCGGACTGCGCAACCGCGATGACACCGGGTACATGCGGCGCTTCGACCCGTCCTTCCAGGCGGACCTCGCCCGCTGGTAG
- a CDS encoding carbohydrate ABC transporter permease, with protein MSTRTLVSPATLTRPRGRAVYWTVFTAVVVLFAIAFLFPVYWMVTGAMKSPDEVARTPPTLAPKEWHLSGYGDAWDLMQLPQHLWNTVVQAAGAWLFQLVFCTAAAYALSRLKPAFGKVILGGILATLMVPAQALVVPKYLTVADLPLIHTSLLNDPLAIWLPAVANAFNLYLLKRFFDQIPRDVLEAAEIDGAGKLRTLWSIVLPMSRPVLGVVSIFALVAVWQDFLWPLMVFSDTGKQPISVALVQLSQNIQLTVLIAAMVIASIPMVALFLVFQRHIIAGISAGSTKG; from the coding sequence ATGAGCACCCGGACCCTCGTCTCCCCCGCCACCCTGACCCGTCCCCGTGGCCGGGCCGTCTACTGGACGGTCTTCACCGCCGTGGTGGTGCTGTTCGCCATCGCCTTCCTCTTCCCCGTCTACTGGATGGTGACCGGTGCGATGAAGTCGCCGGACGAGGTGGCGCGGACCCCGCCCACCCTCGCTCCGAAGGAGTGGCACCTCAGCGGCTACGGCGACGCCTGGGACCTGATGCAGCTTCCGCAGCACCTGTGGAACACGGTGGTCCAGGCGGCCGGGGCCTGGCTGTTCCAGCTGGTCTTCTGCACGGCCGCCGCCTACGCCCTGTCCAGGCTGAAGCCCGCCTTCGGCAAGGTGATCCTCGGTGGCATCCTGGCCACGCTGATGGTCCCGGCCCAGGCGCTGGTCGTGCCGAAGTACCTGACCGTCGCCGACCTGCCGCTGATCCACACCAGCCTGCTCAACGACCCGCTCGCGATCTGGCTGCCGGCCGTCGCCAACGCCTTCAACCTCTATCTCCTCAAGCGGTTCTTCGACCAGATCCCGCGCGATGTCCTGGAGGCCGCCGAGATCGACGGCGCCGGAAAGCTGCGCACCCTGTGGTCGATCGTGCTGCCCATGTCGCGTCCGGTGCTCGGCGTTGTGTCGATCTTCGCGCTGGTGGCGGTGTGGCAGGACTTCCTGTGGCCGCTGATGGTCTTCTCCGACACCGGCAAGCAGCCGATCAGCGTGGCACTCGTCCAGCTGTCGCAGAACATCCAGCTGACGGTGCTGATCGCCGCGATGGTCATCGCCAGCATCCCGATGGTCGCGCTGTTCCTCGTCTTCCAGCGGCACATCATCGCCGGGATCAGCGCGGGCAGCACGAAGGGCTGA
- a CDS encoding winged helix-turn-helix transcriptional regulator, producing the protein MSTRCHTGQHAHHDVYEAQCPCRAMLDLLANKWSALAIGALEDGPLRFGALQRRLQGVSPKVLTQTLRRLEDAGLVERTVYPAVPLHVEYELSSLGHSASVPLRNLRLWVEDNLDLTTTAAAAKPT; encoded by the coding sequence ATGAGTACGCGATGCCACACGGGCCAGCACGCCCATCATGATGTGTACGAGGCGCAGTGCCCGTGCCGCGCCATGCTGGACCTGCTGGCGAACAAATGGTCGGCGCTGGCCATCGGCGCCCTGGAGGACGGCCCCCTCCGGTTCGGCGCGCTGCAGCGCCGGCTTCAGGGGGTCAGCCCCAAGGTGCTCACCCAGACACTGCGGCGTCTCGAGGACGCCGGGCTGGTGGAGCGGACCGTCTACCCGGCAGTTCCGCTCCATGTGGAGTACGAGCTCTCCTCCCTGGGCCACAGCGCGTCCGTCCCGCTCAGGAATCTGCGTCTGTGGGTGGAGGACAATCTGGATCTCACCACCACGGCCGCGGCCGCGAAGCCGACGTGA
- a CDS encoding YceI family protein, with product MNLFSRSTARRAITSAAPAAPTTRATSGAVALPDPGLAALTGEWIVDPAHSRIGFSVRHAMVSTVRGAFTEFESRLYFDGRDPRRSRAEVLLSTASVQTGVEQRDDHLMGRDFLDARNFPHIRFISTAVEVAGPDVYRMAGDLTIRDVTRPVVLELTYIGHVTDPFGYQRAGFDGTTTINRSEWGLTYNARLAEGGALVSEKVRLQFDIAAIRTVPTA from the coding sequence ATGAACCTGTTCAGCCGCAGTACCGCCCGCCGCGCGATCACCAGCGCCGCACCGGCGGCCCCCACTACGCGGGCGACGTCCGGCGCCGTCGCTCTGCCGGACCCCGGCCTCGCGGCTCTCACCGGAGAGTGGATCGTCGACCCGGCGCACAGCCGGATCGGTTTCTCCGTCCGGCACGCCATGGTGAGCACGGTGCGTGGCGCCTTCACCGAGTTCGAGAGCCGACTCTACTTCGACGGCCGCGACCCGCGCCGTTCCCGGGCCGAGGTCCTGCTGTCCACCGCAAGTGTCCAGACCGGTGTCGAGCAGCGCGACGACCACTTGATGGGCCGGGACTTCCTGGACGCCCGGAATTTCCCGCACATCCGGTTCATCAGCACCGCCGTTGAGGTCGCGGGCCCGGACGTCTACCGCATGGCCGGGGACCTCACGATCAGAGATGTCACCCGCCCCGTCGTCCTGGAGCTCACCTACATCGGACATGTCACGGACCCCTTCGGCTACCAGCGGGCGGGCTTCGACGGCACGACCACCATCAACCGCTCCGAATGGGGGCTGACCTACAACGCCAGGCTGGCCGAGGGCGGCGCCCTGGTGAGTGAGAAGGTCCGCCTCCAGTTCGACATCGCCGCCATCCGCACCGTCCCCACCGCCTGA
- the argG gene encoding argininosuccinate synthase: MSKVLTSLPVGERVGIAFSGGLDTSVAVAWMRDKGAVPCTYTADIGQYDEPDIASVPGRATTYGAEVARLVDCRAALVEEGLAALACGAFHIRSGGRSYFNTTPLGRAVTGTLLVRAMLEDNVQIWGDGSTFKGNDIERFYRYGLLANPSLRIYKPWLDADFVSELGGRKEMSEWLLAHDLPYRDSTEKAYSTDANIWGATHEAKSLEHLDTGIEIVQPIMGVRFWDPSVEIAAEDVTIGFEQGRPVTINGKEFASAVDLVLEANAIGGRHGMGMSDQIENRVIEAKSRGIYEAPGMALLHAAYERLVNAIHNEDTVATYHTEGRRLGRLMYEGRWLDPQALMVRESLQRWVGAAITGEVTLRLRRGEDYSILDTSGPAFSYHPEKLSMERTEDSAFGPVDRIGQLTMRNLDIADSRAKLEQYAGLGMVGSSHPALIGAAQAASTGLIGAMPQGASEAIASDGQVSGQDKLLDRAAMEFGAD; encoded by the coding sequence GTGTCCAAAGTACTCACCTCCCTCCCTGTCGGCGAACGCGTCGGGATCGCCTTCTCCGGCGGCCTCGACACCTCGGTAGCGGTCGCGTGGATGCGCGACAAGGGCGCGGTGCCCTGCACCTACACCGCCGACATCGGCCAGTACGACGAGCCCGACATCGCCTCGGTCCCCGGGCGCGCCACGACGTACGGCGCGGAGGTCGCCCGTCTGGTGGACTGCCGGGCGGCCCTGGTGGAGGAGGGGCTCGCGGCCCTCGCCTGCGGGGCGTTCCACATCCGCTCCGGCGGCCGCAGCTACTTCAACACCACCCCGCTCGGGCGGGCGGTCACCGGCACCCTGCTGGTGCGCGCCATGCTCGAGGACAATGTGCAGATCTGGGGCGACGGCTCCACCTTCAAGGGCAACGACATCGAGCGGTTCTACCGCTACGGCCTGCTGGCCAACCCCTCCCTGCGGATCTACAAGCCGTGGCTGGACGCCGACTTCGTCAGCGAGCTCGGCGGCCGCAAGGAGATGTCGGAGTGGCTGCTCGCCCATGACCTGCCCTACCGGGACAGCACGGAGAAGGCGTACTCCACCGACGCCAACATCTGGGGCGCCACCCATGAGGCCAAGTCGCTCGAGCACCTCGACACCGGTATCGAGATCGTCCAGCCGATCATGGGCGTCCGGTTCTGGGACCCGTCGGTCGAGATAGCGGCCGAGGACGTCACGATCGGGTTCGAGCAGGGCCGCCCGGTGACGATCAACGGCAAGGAGTTCGCCTCCGCCGTCGATCTGGTGCTGGAGGCCAACGCCATCGGCGGCCGCCACGGCATGGGCATGTCCGACCAGATCGAGAACCGCGTGATCGAGGCCAAGAGCCGGGGCATCTACGAGGCACCGGGCATGGCGCTGCTGCACGCGGCCTACGAGCGCCTGGTCAACGCGATCCACAACGAGGACACCGTCGCCACCTACCACACCGAGGGGCGCCGCCTCGGTCGGCTCATGTACGAGGGCCGCTGGCTGGACCCGCAGGCGCTGATGGTGCGCGAGTCGCTGCAGCGCTGGGTCGGCGCGGCGATCACCGGCGAGGTGACCCTGCGGCTGCGGCGCGGTGAGGACTACTCCATCCTGGACACCTCCGGACCGGCGTTCAGCTACCACCCGGAGAAGCTCTCCATGGAGCGGACCGAGGATTCCGCCTTCGGTCCCGTGGACCGGATCGGCCAGCTGACCATGCGCAACCTCGACATCGCCGACTCGCGCGCCAAGCTGGAGCAGTACGCCGGTCTCGGCATGGTCGGCAGCTCGCATCCGGCGCTGATCGGCGCCGCGCAGGCGGCCTCCACCGGGCTGATCGGCGCGATGCCGCAGGGCGCCTCCGAGGCGATCGCCTCGGACGGGCAGGTGTCCGGGCAGGACAAGCTGCTCGACCGCGCCGCGATGGAGTTCGGCGCCGACTGA